The following proteins are encoded in a genomic region of Burkholderia pyrrocinia:
- a CDS encoding LacI family DNA-binding transcriptional regulator: MTDSQPSTTRPATISDVAREAGTGKTSVSRYLNGETHVLSTDLRQRIEAAIARLNYRPNQMARGLKRGRNRLLGMLAADLTNPYTVEVLQGVEAACHALGYMPLICHAANEVEMERRFLQLLTTYRVEGLIVNALGADEDVLRPLRGAGIPAVLVDRTVEGFEADLIGLDNADAIETALAHLVEHGFDAIHFVVQPFERVSSRRVREAAFRAALDARGLPVPSTVVLDLNEPDATAAAFADVNARIDDAARRGVRAALFAANAPVALAIARHLRARFGAAWQQKAALLSIDDPEWAELIGITTIRQPTYEIGYKAVEFVHERIDGAAGDVRVAMLPGELIARASTAS; encoded by the coding sequence GTGACCGATTCGCAACCTTCCACGACGCGTCCGGCGACGATCAGCGACGTCGCGCGCGAGGCCGGCACGGGCAAGACCAGCGTTTCGCGCTACCTGAACGGCGAGACGCACGTGCTGTCCACCGATCTGCGCCAGCGCATCGAAGCGGCGATCGCGCGGCTCAATTACCGGCCGAACCAGATGGCGCGCGGGCTCAAGCGCGGCCGCAACCGGCTGCTCGGCATGCTCGCGGCCGACCTGACCAATCCTTACACCGTCGAAGTGCTGCAGGGCGTCGAGGCCGCGTGCCATGCGCTCGGCTACATGCCGCTCATCTGTCACGCGGCGAATGAAGTCGAGATGGAGCGCCGCTTCCTGCAGCTGCTCACGACCTACCGTGTCGAAGGGCTGATCGTCAACGCGCTCGGCGCCGACGAGGATGTGCTGCGCCCGCTGCGCGGCGCCGGCATCCCGGCCGTGCTCGTCGACCGGACGGTCGAGGGCTTCGAGGCCGACCTGATCGGCCTCGACAACGCCGATGCGATCGAGACGGCGCTCGCGCACCTGGTCGAGCACGGCTTCGACGCGATCCATTTCGTCGTGCAGCCGTTCGAGCGCGTCAGTTCGCGGCGCGTGCGCGAGGCCGCGTTCCGCGCGGCGCTGGACGCCCGCGGGCTGCCGGTGCCGTCGACGGTCGTGCTCGACCTGAACGAGCCCGACGCGACCGCCGCGGCCTTCGCCGACGTCAATGCCCGCATCGACGATGCGGCGCGGCGCGGCGTGCGCGCGGCGCTGTTCGCCGCGAACGCGCCGGTCGCGCTCGCGATCGCGCGCCATCTGCGCGCGCGTTTCGGCGCCGCGTGGCAGCAGAAGGCGGCGCTGCTGTCGATCGACGATCCGGAATGGGCCGAGCTGATCGGCATCACGACGATCCGCCAGCCGACTTACGAAATCGGCTACAAGGCCGTCGAATTCGTGCACGAGCGGATCGACGGCGCGGCGGGCGACGTGCGCGTCGCGATGCTGCCGGGCGAGCTGATTGCGCGCGCGTCGACCGCAAGCTGA
- a CDS encoding PGDYG domain-containing protein — MLELKHIDLRTDPQARRVVKDETVAVSFADADGELMSLEGPNRYVAGDALITGSTGDRWVVSRARFDAKYLPADPALAHGAPGAYRNRPAVVLARRMDEPFTIARSENGDTLRGVAGDWVMQYAPGDYGVVQAQRFAQVYRDA; from the coding sequence ATGCTCGAACTCAAGCACATCGATCTGCGCACCGACCCGCAGGCCCGTCGCGTCGTCAAGGACGAAACCGTCGCCGTTTCATTCGCGGATGCCGACGGCGAACTGATGAGCCTCGAAGGCCCGAACCGCTATGTCGCGGGCGACGCGCTGATCACCGGCTCGACCGGCGACCGCTGGGTCGTGTCGCGCGCGCGCTTCGACGCCAAATACCTGCCCGCCGATCCGGCACTCGCACACGGTGCACCGGGCGCATACCGGAACCGGCCGGCCGTCGTGCTCGCCCGCCGGATGGACGAGCCGTTTACGATCGCCCGCTCGGAAAACGGCGACACGCTGCGCGGCGTCGCCGGCGACTGGGTGATGCAGTACGCGCCCGGCGACTACGGCGTCGTGCAGGCGCAGCGCTTCGCGCAGGTCTACCGCGACGCGTAA
- a CDS encoding YhfC family intramembrane metalloprotease, with product MTVAPVTLAVLIAATLIIALLPLVLFRILRKPLALNRRDTIVGVAVFTLFAMIVERAFHGLVLSRTPADGWLTQPLAFVAYSALATAVFEEVGRYLGMRFLNRRYGASAGDGRGIGYGIGHGGAEAWFVGVLVWGQWSYLAWLASRGQLETQLSDLPVDTVVRLQVMLATLSAQSILLLLLERCVAFVLQLALSVLVWRGVRAGRAGVLPLAIVLHALAAAPALLYQVRVLPAAWVEGAYFVLAAILVVVLVKTCRPSRTAA from the coding sequence ATGACTGTCGCTCCCGTCACGCTGGCGGTGCTGATCGCCGCCACGCTGATCATCGCGCTGCTGCCGCTCGTCCTCTTCCGTATCCTGCGCAAGCCGCTTGCGCTCAACCGACGCGACACGATCGTCGGCGTCGCCGTCTTCACGCTGTTTGCGATGATCGTCGAACGCGCGTTCCACGGGCTCGTGCTGAGCCGGACGCCGGCGGATGGCTGGCTGACGCAGCCGCTCGCGTTCGTCGCGTACAGCGCGCTCGCAACCGCCGTGTTCGAGGAAGTCGGTCGTTATCTCGGGATGCGTTTCCTGAACCGCCGCTACGGCGCGTCGGCCGGCGATGGCCGCGGGATCGGCTACGGGATCGGTCACGGCGGCGCCGAAGCGTGGTTCGTCGGCGTGCTCGTGTGGGGGCAGTGGTCGTATCTCGCGTGGCTGGCGAGCCGCGGCCAGCTCGAGACGCAACTCTCCGACCTGCCGGTCGATACCGTCGTGCGGCTGCAAGTGATGCTCGCGACGCTGTCGGCGCAGTCGATCCTGCTGTTGCTGCTCGAACGCTGCGTGGCGTTCGTGCTGCAGCTTGCGCTGTCGGTGCTGGTATGGCGCGGCGTGCGCGCTGGCCGCGCGGGCGTGTTGCCGCTCGCGATCGTGCTGCATGCGCTCGCGGCGGCGCCGGCGCTGCTGTACCAGGTGCGCGTGCTGCCGGCCGCATGGGTCGAGGGCGCGTATTTCGTGCTGGCCGCGATCCTGGTCGTCGTGCTGGTCAAGACGTGCCGGCCGTCGCGTACGGCTGCCTGA
- a CDS encoding Lrp/AsnC family transcriptional regulator → MRPPRLDQLDDLDRQLVALLQADARASVADLARQLDVARTTVVARIARLERTNVIAGYSVRLGQDVLDASIYAYVGIILTPKFGKDVLRRLDRMPEVQLLCAVSGEYDYVAWLRADSPERLNDLLDQIGTLEGVERTTTSIILSRKIDRGTIGG, encoded by the coding sequence ATGCGTCCACCCCGCCTCGACCAACTCGACGATCTCGACCGGCAACTCGTCGCGCTGCTGCAAGCCGATGCACGCGCCAGCGTCGCGGATCTCGCGCGCCAGCTCGACGTCGCGCGCACGACGGTCGTCGCACGCATCGCACGGCTCGAACGCACCAACGTGATCGCCGGCTACAGCGTCCGGCTCGGGCAGGACGTGCTCGACGCGAGCATTTACGCGTATGTCGGCATCATCCTCACGCCGAAGTTCGGCAAGGACGTGTTGCGCAGGCTCGACCGGATGCCCGAGGTGCAGCTGCTGTGCGCGGTGAGCGGCGAGTACGACTACGTCGCATGGCTGCGCGCTGATTCGCCCGAACGGCTCAACGACCTGCTCGACCAGATCGGCACGCTCGAAGGCGTCGAACGCACGACGACGTCGATCATTCTGTCGCGCAAGATCGATCGCGGCACGATCGGCGGCTGA
- a CDS encoding sugar kinase — translation MKAALDVVTYGEAMAMFVATEPGHLAHAAQFAKRIAGADLNVAIGLSRLGFRVGWMSRVGRDSFGGYVLDTLAREGIDASCVTIDPRYPTGFQLKSRNDDGSDPTVEYFRKGSAASHLSCDDYVADYVLGARHLHLTGVAPAISATSCELAFQLAREMRAAGKTISFDPNLRPTLWPSADVMAKTLNALATLADWVLPGLAEGRQLTGRDTPADIAGFYLAQGARGVVIKLGAEGAYYRTADGREGTVAGERVEHVVDTVGAGDGFAVGVVSALLEGRSVAQAVARGNRIGALAIQVIGDSEGLPTREALDRLENVSNRADRLEETVTAQ, via the coding sequence ATGAAAGCAGCACTCGATGTCGTTACCTACGGCGAAGCGATGGCGATGTTCGTCGCGACCGAGCCCGGCCACCTCGCGCACGCGGCGCAATTCGCGAAGCGGATCGCGGGCGCCGACCTGAACGTCGCGATCGGCCTGTCGCGGCTCGGCTTCCGGGTCGGCTGGATGAGCCGCGTGGGCCGCGATTCGTTCGGCGGCTACGTGCTCGACACGCTGGCGCGCGAAGGTATCGATGCGTCGTGCGTGACCATCGACCCGCGCTATCCGACCGGTTTCCAGCTGAAATCGCGCAACGACGACGGCAGCGACCCGACCGTCGAATATTTCCGCAAGGGCTCGGCCGCGAGCCACCTGTCGTGCGACGACTATGTGGCCGACTACGTGCTCGGCGCGCGCCACCTGCACCTGACGGGTGTCGCGCCGGCGATCTCCGCGACGTCGTGCGAGCTTGCGTTCCAGCTTGCGCGCGAGATGCGCGCGGCCGGCAAGACGATCTCGTTCGACCCGAACCTGCGCCCGACGCTGTGGCCGTCCGCCGACGTGATGGCGAAGACGCTGAACGCGCTCGCGACGCTCGCCGACTGGGTGCTGCCGGGCCTTGCCGAAGGGCGGCAGCTCACCGGGCGCGACACGCCGGCCGATATCGCGGGCTTCTATCTCGCGCAGGGCGCACGCGGCGTCGTGATCAAGCTCGGCGCGGAAGGCGCGTACTACCGGACGGCCGACGGCCGCGAAGGCACGGTCGCGGGCGAGCGCGTCGAGCACGTCGTCGACACGGTCGGCGCCGGCGATGGCTTTGCGGTCGGTGTGGTCAGCGCGCTGCTGGAAGGCCGGAGCGTCGCGCAGGCCGTCGCGCGCGGCAACCGGATCGGCGCGCTCGCGATCCAGGTGATCGGCGATTCGGAAGGCTTGCCGACCCGCGAAGCACTCGACCGACTCGAAAATGTCAGCAATCGCGCCGATCGCTTAGAGGAAACCGTCACCGCGCAATGA
- a CDS encoding DUF3022 domain-containing protein produces MDDYLIECQSAEFDALARVICDLFPEQTRFAESSDERGRFLSVHWLAMRFGATPKRMTFDIRIVPAALARYLALKPMQRARSHAVLHAYTEAMLGSLEERHAAGEAIERDAELELDEDFA; encoded by the coding sequence ATGGACGACTACCTGATCGAATGCCAGAGCGCGGAATTCGACGCGCTCGCGCGCGTGATCTGCGATCTCTTTCCGGAGCAGACGCGCTTTGCCGAAAGCAGTGACGAGCGCGGACGGTTCCTGTCGGTGCACTGGCTCGCGATGCGTTTCGGCGCGACGCCGAAGCGGATGACGTTCGATATCCGTATCGTTCCGGCGGCACTCGCGCGCTATCTGGCGCTCAAGCCGATGCAGCGCGCGCGCAGCCATGCGGTGCTGCACGCGTATACGGAAGCGATGCTCGGGTCGCTCGAGGAGCGGCACGCGGCCGGCGAGGCCATCGAGCGCGACGCGGAACTCGAACTCGACGAAGACTTTGCGTGA
- a CDS encoding YeiH family protein: MSTAPTPHLSHTAPSMRGQLNGVLFVALFAAAVTSLSQLPAIAGLGLSPLIVGIVAGALYGNALRDGMPASWAAGVNFSARKLLRIAVAFFGLRVSLQEIAQVGLPGLTVSVLVVVSTLVIGTWAGMKLMKLDRDAALLTAAGSAICGAAAVLAFESTLQSKPHQSAMAVGSVVLFGTLSMFLYPIAYHAGLLNLDPAGLGLFFGGTIHEVAQVVGAASDISPQVAHVATIVKMTRVMLLVPVLLVLGWWLARSARATAGGAQGKRKVAVPWFALGFLGFVIVNSLNVLPADVTHTLNVLDTFALTMAMTALGIETRVSQIRAAGPRALMTGLILYVWLIAGGYGITWTVQHWLG; this comes from the coding sequence ATGTCCACTGCCCCGACTCCCCATCTCAGCCACACCGCGCCGTCGATGCGCGGCCAGTTGAACGGCGTGCTGTTCGTCGCGCTGTTCGCCGCCGCCGTCACGAGCCTGTCCCAGCTCCCCGCGATCGCGGGCCTCGGCCTGTCGCCGCTGATCGTCGGCATCGTCGCCGGTGCGCTGTACGGCAACGCGTTGCGCGACGGCATGCCGGCCAGCTGGGCGGCCGGCGTCAATTTCTCCGCGCGCAAGCTGCTGCGCATCGCAGTCGCGTTCTTCGGGTTGCGCGTGAGCCTGCAGGAAATCGCGCAGGTCGGGCTGCCGGGCCTGACGGTATCGGTGCTGGTCGTCGTCAGCACGCTCGTGATCGGCACCTGGGCCGGCATGAAGCTGATGAAGCTCGATCGCGACGCGGCGCTGCTGACCGCGGCCGGCAGCGCGATCTGCGGCGCGGCCGCCGTGCTCGCGTTCGAGTCGACGCTGCAGTCGAAGCCGCACCAGAGCGCGATGGCCGTGGGCAGCGTCGTGCTGTTCGGCACGCTGTCGATGTTCCTGTACCCGATCGCGTATCACGCCGGGCTGCTGAACCTCGATCCGGCCGGCCTCGGCCTGTTCTTCGGCGGCACGATCCACGAGGTCGCGCAGGTGGTTGGCGCGGCCAGCGACATCAGCCCGCAGGTCGCGCACGTCGCGACGATCGTCAAGATGACGCGCGTGATGCTGCTTGTCCCCGTGCTGCTCGTGCTCGGCTGGTGGCTCGCCCGCTCGGCCCGCGCCACGGCCGGCGGCGCGCAAGGCAAGCGCAAGGTGGCGGTGCCCTGGTTCGCGCTCGGCTTCCTCGGCTTCGTGATCGTCAATTCGCTGAACGTGCTGCCCGCCGACGTCACGCACACGCTGAACGTGCTCGACACCTTTGCGCTGACGATGGCGATGACCGCGCTCGGCATCGAGACGCGCGTGTCGCAGATCCGCGCAGCCGGCCCCCGTGCGCTGATGACCGGCCTGATCCTGTACGTGTGGCTGATCGCCGGCGGCTACGGGATCACCTGGACCGTGCAGCACTGGCTTGGCTGA
- a CDS encoding LysR family transcriptional regulator encodes MTPDQLITFAAVAEHLNISHAAVALHLSQPAVSGQLRLLQDEFGEPLYQRDGRGIRLTPVGEQLAQYAKAQRDTFAQARAFRDAVRGLEAGTLRIGASTTPASYLLPYLIAAFQPRAPRVTIHTMSGNTADVVAALASLDVAMIEGPPGEALPPGTAVHPWHEDEIVAIVPTGHPLAAPGYDAGVTLAALAAHPLVLREEGSGVRQLVERAFAHGGAPMRVAFEIAGVEAVKEAVRAGMGVGFVSAMSLRHQDAALVPRSLAPAPLTRHFSILVPHGGAPSRVAAQFLETSLAHDIP; translated from the coding sequence ATGACCCCGGATCAACTGATAACGTTCGCCGCCGTCGCCGAACACCTGAACATCAGCCACGCCGCCGTGGCGCTGCATCTGTCGCAGCCGGCCGTGTCGGGCCAGTTGCGGCTGTTGCAGGACGAATTCGGCGAGCCGCTGTACCAGCGCGACGGCCGCGGCATCCGCCTGACGCCGGTCGGCGAACAGCTCGCGCAGTACGCGAAGGCGCAACGCGACACGTTTGCGCAGGCGCGCGCGTTTCGCGACGCGGTGCGCGGCCTCGAGGCCGGCACGCTGCGCATCGGCGCGAGCACGACGCCCGCGAGCTACCTGCTGCCGTACCTGATCGCGGCGTTCCAGCCGCGCGCGCCGCGCGTGACGATCCATACGATGAGCGGCAATACGGCCGACGTGGTCGCGGCGCTGGCGTCGCTCGACGTCGCGATGATCGAAGGGCCGCCGGGCGAGGCGCTGCCGCCCGGCACGGCCGTGCATCCGTGGCACGAGGACGAGATCGTCGCGATCGTGCCGACCGGCCATCCGCTCGCGGCGCCCGGCTACGATGCGGGTGTGACGCTCGCCGCGCTCGCCGCGCATCCGCTCGTGCTGCGCGAAGAGGGCTCCGGCGTGCGGCAACTCGTCGAGCGTGCGTTCGCGCATGGCGGCGCGCCGATGCGCGTCGCGTTCGAGATCGCGGGCGTCGAAGCCGTGAAGGAGGCCGTGCGCGCCGGGATGGGCGTCGGGTTCGTGTCCGCGATGTCGCTGCGTCATCAGGATGCGGCGCTCGTGCCGCGTTCGCTCGCGCCCGCGCCGCTCACGCGGCATTTCTCCATCCTCGTGCCGCACGGAGGCGCACCATCGCGGGTCGCCGCGCAATTCCTCGAAACGAGTCTCGCGCACGACATTCCATAA
- a CDS encoding sugar phosphate isomerase/epimerase, which translates to MTDIVIVASAFGINRVRQEGHRAFIATAAASGATGFEVRRELFASDDDAAPGALAALGAQLAGHGLWSVYSTPATLYTETGALDADALRAALAEADALGARFVKFQLGGFAGDAHAADIVALSRGARARVVVENGQLPVGGALSQFRGLFDALAAAGLPDALGMTFDIGNWQWPGEAPLDCAQVLAPHVEYIHCKAVVGEGARRFATAPAPNDSLMTGVLAALPQHAPRGIEFPFDAADLAGDACRRVAWLATA; encoded by the coding sequence ATGACAGACATCGTGATCGTGGCGAGCGCATTCGGAATCAACCGCGTGCGACAAGAGGGCCACCGCGCATTCATCGCGACTGCGGCGGCATCCGGTGCGACCGGTTTCGAGGTGCGGCGCGAACTGTTCGCGTCGGACGACGACGCGGCGCCCGGCGCGCTGGCCGCGCTCGGCGCACAACTGGCCGGCCACGGGCTGTGGTCGGTCTATTCGACGCCGGCTACGCTGTACACGGAAACGGGCGCGCTCGATGCGGACGCATTGCGCGCCGCGCTCGCGGAAGCCGACGCGCTCGGCGCGCGCTTCGTGAAATTCCAGCTCGGCGGCTTCGCAGGCGACGCACATGCAGCCGACATCGTCGCGCTGTCGCGCGGCGCGCGTGCTCGCGTGGTGGTCGAGAACGGCCAGCTTCCGGTCGGCGGCGCGCTCTCGCAGTTCCGCGGGCTGTTCGATGCGCTGGCCGCGGCGGGCCTGCCCGATGCGCTCGGGATGACGTTCGACATCGGCAACTGGCAGTGGCCGGGCGAAGCGCCGCTCGATTGCGCGCAGGTGCTCGCGCCGCATGTGGAATACATTCATTGCAAGGCAGTCGTTGGCGAGGGCGCGCGCCGTTTCGCCACCGCGCCGGCGCCGAACGATTCGCTCATGACCGGTGTGCTCGCGGCGCTGCCGCAGCATGCGCCGCGCGGCATCGAGTTTCCGTTCGACGCAGCCGACCTGGCTGGCGATGCATGCCGGCGCGTCGCATGGCTCGCAACCGCGTGA
- a CDS encoding MFS transporter, producing MATNLAARRWWTIMPIVFITYSLAYLDRANYGFAAAAGINQDLGISKGLSSLIGALFFLGYFFFQIPGAIYAERRSVKKLVFVSLVLWGGCAALTGVVSNIPSLMAIRFVLGVVEAAVMPAMLIYISNWFTKNERSRANTFLILGNPVTVLWMSILSGYLVHEFGWRHMFIAEGVPAVIWAVCWWFLVQDKPADSSWLTAQEKRDLDAALAAEQAAIKPVRNYGEAFRSPAVIKLCAQYFCWSIGVYGFVLWLPSIVKNGSDLGMVATGWLSALPYLAATIAMLAASWASDKVGSRRGFVWPFLLIGAAAFAASYALGSSHFWISYALLVVAGAAMYAPYGPFFAIVPELLPKNVAGGAMALINSMGALGSFVGSYFVGYLNGATGSPVASYAFMSAALVAAVILTLSVKPQARDAHSLAAPLQGK from the coding sequence ATGGCAACCAATCTCGCAGCCCGACGCTGGTGGACGATCATGCCGATCGTCTTCATCACGTACAGCCTCGCCTACCTCGACCGCGCGAACTACGGGTTCGCGGCCGCGGCCGGCATCAACCAGGATCTCGGGATCAGCAAGGGCCTGTCGTCGCTGATCGGCGCGCTGTTCTTCCTCGGCTACTTTTTCTTCCAGATCCCCGGTGCGATCTATGCGGAACGCCGCAGCGTGAAGAAACTCGTGTTCGTCAGCCTCGTGCTGTGGGGCGGCTGCGCGGCGCTCACGGGCGTGGTCAGCAACATCCCGTCACTGATGGCGATCCGCTTCGTGCTCGGCGTCGTCGAGGCGGCGGTGATGCCGGCGATGCTGATCTACATCAGCAACTGGTTCACGAAGAACGAGCGCTCGCGCGCGAACACGTTCCTGATCCTCGGCAACCCGGTCACCGTGCTGTGGATGTCGATCTTGTCCGGGTATCTCGTGCACGAATTCGGCTGGCGCCACATGTTCATCGCCGAAGGCGTGCCGGCCGTCATCTGGGCCGTGTGCTGGTGGTTCCTGGTGCAGGACAAGCCGGCCGATTCGTCGTGGCTCACCGCGCAGGAAAAGCGCGACCTCGACGCCGCGCTCGCGGCCGAGCAGGCGGCGATCAAGCCGGTGCGCAACTATGGCGAGGCGTTCCGCTCGCCGGCCGTGATCAAGCTGTGCGCGCAATATTTCTGCTGGAGCATCGGCGTGTACGGTTTCGTGCTGTGGCTGCCGTCGATCGTCAAGAACGGCTCCGACCTCGGGATGGTCGCGACCGGCTGGCTGTCCGCGCTGCCGTATCTCGCGGCGACGATCGCGATGCTCGCCGCATCGTGGGCGTCCGACAAGGTCGGCTCGCGGCGCGGTTTCGTGTGGCCGTTCCTGCTGATCGGCGCGGCCGCGTTCGCCGCGTCGTATGCGCTCGGCTCGTCGCATTTCTGGATCTCGTATGCGCTGCTGGTCGTCGCGGGCGCCGCGATGTATGCGCCGTACGGCCCGTTCTTCGCGATCGTGCCGGAACTGCTGCCGAAGAACGTCGCCGGCGGCGCGATGGCGCTGATCAACAGCATGGGCGCGCTCGGCTCGTTCGTCGGCTCGTACTTCGTCGGCTACCTGAACGGCGCGACCGGGTCGCCCGTCGCGTCGTACGCATTCATGAGCGCCGCGCTCGTCGCCGCGGTGATCCTCACGCTGTCCGTCAAACCCCAGGCGCGCGATGCGCATTCGCTCGCCGCGCCGCTGCAAGGAAAATGA
- a CDS encoding NAD(P)-dependent oxidoreductase, producing the protein MKPRIVAYKPLPDDVLAYLREHADVVRADGADALADALGNADGAIGASLKVTPQMLDRAPRLKAWSTISVGYDNFDVADLTRRGIVLAHTPDVLTESTADTVFSLILASARRVVELAEWVKAGHWHRSIGPDLYGTDVQGKTLGIVGLGRIGGAVARRAALGFRMQVLYANRSAHAEAETQYGARRVTLDELLAQSDFVCVQVPLSPDTHHLIGAPEFAKMKRGAILINASRGPVVDEAALVDALRAGTIRGAGLDVFEKEPLPADSPLLQLKNVVALPHIGSATHETRHAMARCAAENLVGALAGTLRTNLVNPDALARA; encoded by the coding sequence ATGAAGCCTCGTATCGTCGCGTACAAGCCGCTGCCCGATGACGTTCTCGCGTACCTGCGCGAGCATGCGGACGTCGTGCGGGCCGACGGCGCCGACGCACTTGCCGATGCGCTCGGCAACGCGGACGGCGCGATCGGCGCGAGCCTGAAGGTCACGCCGCAGATGCTCGACCGCGCACCGCGATTGAAGGCCTGGTCGACGATCTCGGTCGGCTACGACAACTTCGATGTCGCGGATCTCACGCGGCGCGGGATCGTGCTTGCGCATACGCCGGACGTGCTGACCGAGTCGACCGCCGATACGGTGTTTTCGCTGATCCTCGCGTCCGCGCGGCGCGTGGTCGAGCTGGCCGAGTGGGTGAAGGCCGGCCACTGGCATCGCAGCATCGGGCCCGACCTGTACGGTACCGATGTGCAGGGCAAGACGCTCGGCATCGTGGGGCTCGGGCGGATCGGCGGCGCGGTCGCGCGGCGCGCGGCGCTCGGCTTCCGGATGCAGGTGCTGTACGCGAACCGGTCCGCGCATGCCGAAGCCGAGACGCAATACGGCGCGCGGCGCGTGACGCTCGACGAACTGCTCGCGCAGTCGGATTTCGTGTGCGTGCAGGTGCCGCTGTCGCCGGACACGCATCACCTGATCGGCGCGCCCGAATTCGCGAAGATGAAGCGCGGCGCGATCCTGATCAACGCGTCGCGCGGGCCCGTCGTCGACGAAGCCGCGCTGGTCGACGCGCTGCGTGCGGGCACGATCCGCGGCGCGGGGCTCGACGTGTTCGAGAAAGAGCCGCTGCCGGCGGATTCGCCGCTGCTGCAGTTGAAGAATGTCGTTGCGCTGCCGCATATCGGCTCGGCGACGCACGAGACGCGCCACGCGATGGCGCGCTGCGCCGCGGAAAACCTGGTCGGCGCGCTGGCCGGCACGCTGCGCACGAATCTCGTCAATCCGGACGCGCTGGCTCGGGCCTGA
- a CDS encoding Spy/CpxP family protein refolding chaperone produces the protein MKKISLTLATLAVAASAFAQTPAQPQAPAPATTAAAAASAPTAEQRAARHEARVEQRIKYLHDQLKITSAQEPQWKTFADTMRDNGDTMGRLYRDRMAKHDVSALDDIKQYAELSQANADGAKKLADAFAPLYESFPAEQKALADTTFRSWLHHGGEQRGKGKTKGKEGKAAAAPAASAPAQN, from the coding sequence ATGAAGAAAATTTCGCTCACCCTCGCTACGCTTGCCGTTGCAGCCAGCGCGTTCGCGCAAACCCCGGCGCAGCCGCAAGCGCCCGCTCCGGCCACGACGGCTGCGGCCGCGGCTTCGGCCCCGACCGCCGAGCAGCGTGCGGCACGCCACGAAGCACGCGTCGAGCAACGTATCAAGTACCTGCACGACCAGTTGAAGATCACGTCGGCGCAGGAACCGCAATGGAAGACGTTCGCCGACACGATGCGCGACAACGGCGACACGATGGGCCGCCTCTATCGCGACCGGATGGCAAAGCACGACGTATCCGCGCTCGACGACATCAAGCAGTATGCGGAACTGTCGCAGGCGAACGCCGACGGCGCGAAGAAGCTCGCCGACGCATTCGCGCCGCTTTACGAGAGCTTCCCGGCCGAGCAGAAGGCGCTGGCCGACACGACGTTCCGCAGCTGGCTGCACCACGGCGGCGAGCAGCGCGGCAAGGGCAAGACGAAGGGCAAGGAAGGCAAGGCGGCAGCCGCACCGGCCGCGAGCGCCCCCGCACAGAACTGA